Below is a window of Phaenicophaeus curvirostris isolate KB17595 chromosome 15, BPBGC_Pcur_1.0, whole genome shotgun sequence DNA.
TGCAGCCGCGATGGGGCACGCTGTCCCTGGGGAGGCTCTGGGAGGGGCTGTCTGTGCCAGGACATCCCCTTGCCCTGGGCTGGGATCTGTGCCCCATGGAGTCACGTCTCCCATGGAGTCGTGGGTGGAAGCTCTGTATCCTATGGTATCCCTGATGTAGGGACACCGTATCTTCAGGGGTTCCTGACTGTGGGGTCAATGCTTTGTGCTCCACAAAGCTGTGGGTAGAGGTGCTGTGTCCTACAGGCTTCGTGGTCCCTATAGGGCCATTGCTCTGGGTTGGTGCTATGTGCCCCAGTGACCCCAAGgaagggtctgtggggcagaggctTGATGCCCTTTGAGAACCTCCAGAGGTAGTCATGCCCCATAGGGCCCTTactatggggcaggggctgtgtCTCCTCTGTTTCCTGGGGCCGGCTGTGCCACCGTGTTGCCAGCAGGACGcaccctgtccctgctgagCCCCGGTGCCACGGTCCCGTGCTTTGTGCTGCAGACAACCCCAGCCTGCTCACCATCCAGCCCGACCTCAGCACCACCACCATGACATACCAGGGCTCGCTCTGCCCGCGCCAGGATGGTCCAGCCAAACTCCAGCTGCCCAACGGGCACCTGCTGAGCCCGCTGGGTGCCGGGCGACACACGCTGCACCACAGCTCACCCTCCGCCGAGGGCGCCGACTTTGTGGCCCGGCTCTCCACCCAGAGCTACTTTCGCTCCCTGCCCCGTGGCACCAACAACATGGCCTATGGCACCTTCAACTTCTTAGGGGGGCGGCTCATGATCCCCAACACAGGTACGGCGCGGTGGGCGTGGGTTGCCGGAGCGCCGTGTGATGCTGGCGGGTCCCCGTGGGGCTCATCCCACTGCCTGCATCCCCCCACCCAGGGATCAGCCTGCTCATTCCACCCGATGCCATCCCACGGGGGAAGATCTATGAGGTCTACCTGACCCTGCACAAGCAGGAGGAGGTCAGGTAGGTGGaggagatttaacaaggccaaatgccaggtcctgcacttgaggcacaacaaccctgtgcagtgctacagactaagcaaagtctggctggaaagctgcctggaggagagggacctgggggtgttggttgacagcagctgaacgtgagccagcagtggcccaggtggccaagaaggccaatggcatcttggcttggatcagaaacagcgtgaccagcaggtccagggaggttatcctccctctgtactcggcactggtgagaccgctcctcgaatcctgtgttcagttctgggcccctcaccacaagaaggatgttgaggctctggagcgagtccagagaagagcaacaaagctggtgaaggagctggagaacaggccttatgaggaacggctgagagagctgggggtgtttagcctggagaagaggaggctgaggggagacctcattgctctctacaactacctgaaaggaggttgtggagaggagggtgctggcctcttcttccaagtgacgggggacaggacaagagggaatggcctcaagctctgccagggaaagttcaggctgggcattaggaaaatatttttcatggaaagggtcattgggcactggaacaggctgcccagggagggggttgattcaccttccctggaggggtttaagtgatgggtagatgaggtgctgaggtttagtgattgacgggaatggttggactcgatgatccggtgggtcttttccaacctggtgattctatgatgctgtgcTGGGTCTGCTGGGGAATGGGGCTGCTGGGTTGAGGTTGGCCACACTCAGCTGCCCCCCAGGCTGCCCCTGTCCGGCTGTCAGACGCTGCTGAGCCCCATCGTCAGCTGTGGCCCCCCCGGTGTCCTCCTCACCCGCCCCGCCATCCTGGCCATGGGTCACTGCGTGGAGGCCAGTGCTGAGAACTGGAGCATCTGGCTCAAGAAACAATCGTGTGAGGGCACATGGGAGGTGAGCCGCTGCCAGGGGCTCCATGGGGCTGAGGTTGGGTGGGGAGGGTGCCCGTGCCTCGGGTGCATCTCTGCCTGGGTGCCGCAGGACGTGCTGCAGCTGGGTGCTGAGCCGTGCACGGAGCTGTACTACTGCCAGCTGGAAGCGCAGGCTTGCTACATCTTCACAGAGCAGCTGGGGCGCTTCGCCCTGGTCGGTGAGTCCCTCAGCATGGCGGCCTCCAAGCGCCTCAAGCTGGTCCTGTTCGCGCCGGCCGCCTGCCCCTCGCTCGAGTACAACATCCGCGTCTACTGCCTCAGCGACACCCAGGACGTCCTCAAGGTACTGGATGATCCCCGTGCGGCATCTCCCTTCCCGGTTTGGGGGCAAGGCTGGGCTCCTGGGGCACAGCATCTCCTCCCAactgctgcctgtgctggcagGAGGTGAtccagctggagaagcagctcGGGGGGCAGCTGATCGGAGCCCCTCGGGTGCTGCACTTCAAGGATAGCTACCACAACCTGCGCCTCTCCATCCATGACAtgcccagctccctctggaAGAGCAAGCTCCTTGCCAGCTACCAGGTGAGGAGCATGACCAGCGGGTAACCATGGGGACACGGGAGTTGTCACTGTCACCTTGACCCCCACACCCATCACCGTGCTGCAGGAGATCCCCTTCTACCACATCTGGAGTGGGCTGCAGCCCTTCCTGCACTGCACCTTCACCCTGGAGCGCCTGAGCCCCAGCACCTGTGAGCTGGCCTGCAAGATCTGGGTCTGGCAGGTGGAGGGCGATGGGCAGAGCTTCACTGTCAACTTCAACATCGCCAAGGTGAGGGCAGGGCTTGGAGTGGTTCTGGACACGATGCTGGGATGGGCTCACTTTCACCCCTCTGGTGCTCTCCCCTAGGACACAAGGTTTTCGGACTGGCTGGTCCCCGACAGTGAGGTTGGTgccccagccctcgtgggcccCAGTGCCTTCAAGATCCCCTTCCTCATCCGCCAGAAGATCATCAGCAGCCTGGACCCACCAGGCACCCGGGGAGCTGACTGGAGGATGCTGGCCCAGAAGCTCAACCTCGACAGGTGGCCTGGGTTGGGGACAGAGGTGGGGTGGCATAGTGGATGGAGATGGGAGGGCTTCTGCTCTCATCCTGAACCTTTAGATAGATGCTCGCGTGCTGTGGGACCCTGGGAGTGGGGTGGTACCCAAGGTGAGATCAGCATGGGTTTGATCACAGGGCGCAGAGCCATCCCTGTGCCCTGACACGGTCGCTCTGTATCCCTTCCCAGCCATCTCAGCTTCTTCGCCTCCaagcccagccccacagccatgATCCTGAACCTGTGGGAAGCACGGCACTTCCCCAACGGCAACCTCTCGCAGCTGGCCGCAGCCGTGGCCGAGGTGGGCAAGCAGGACGGTGCCCTCTTCGCCGTCTCCGAGGCAGAGTGCTGAGCGCCGTGGCGTGAGATGTGCAGCCCCACTCCTGGGGGGCTGCCACCGCGGGGCAGGGGGGTCCCGGCCGGCCCCTGGGCCCCCCGCCTTGCGAGAGGGATGCCTGTGCCCCCCAGCGCCGGGGCGGTGGGGCTGAGCCTGGCCCCGGGGTCCCGCAGCCCCGTGGCGAGGGGCTAGGGGAGCGCTGGGTGTGCGTCGTGCGTGCGGTGCCGTCGTGCTGTCTGCGTGTGGGGCCAGGCGGCCCCGGGCCCCGTGCCGTGTTGTGTAAAGAccgtttttttaattctgtattaaGTGCATTCAAGTATTTACACTTGGCCTTATGTACATAGCGGTGCCGCGGGCGGGGGGTCTGCCGGACGTGAATGTAAATAAATTCGATATATATTGCTACCCCCGCCCCGTGCGCACTCAGGaggcagaggggcagagcaAAGCGCTTTATTGAGGGGATGGTGGCTCAGCCGTGCGCCACGCCACGGCCGCCACAAGCGCAGCCCCTTTCCCCGAGCCGTCCTCTGACCGCAGGAACGTGACAGTGCAGTTGGGCGCCAGGTCCTCCACCGTCTGCTTGAGgcgctgggagaaactggggggaagaggaggggagggtgaGGACTGTGGcctccacccctgccatagggCCCCCCCAGTGGCTGCTGCCCACCCCGGCCCCCACTCACTGCGGGTGCATCTTGTACAAGGTGCCGTCTGCCCCCACGGTGACAGCCATGCGGTCCAGGCCTCGGTTGTCCCACATCTTCTCCACCACAGCAGCCATGCCAGCACCACAGAGCTGGGCCGCCCGCAGGGATACGGTCTCACACACCTCCCGCACCAGTGCGCTGTCCTCGAAGCTCGGCTGGAGCTCCAGGTTCTGCAGGATCCTCTGTACCTGGCTCAGGGCCAGCCCATCACTGCCCCAGACCAGGAGCACCGTTAGCATCACCATCACAGTCCCTATCTCCATCATTGTCCCAGTCCCGTGAGCTGGAATCACCCTGCATGCACCCCATCAGTGTAGGCATGCACCCCCTGTCCTGGGCTCAGGCTTCACACCGTAACCCTAGGCTGAAGGAACCCACCAGAGCTCAGCACTCACATCTCAATAGTCGAGAGGAACTTGGTCTTGAAGATGTCCTTGGTCTGGAGTTGGGGGCAGGGCTTGCCGCAGAACAGGAGCTGTTTGTCCATCATCGCCAGTAGGATGTGACGCACAATCTCACCCAGGTACATGCCGCTGATGAGCTTCTCAAACCTGCCCCGGGTACAACCCTGGCAGCCTTAGCCAGGCACGGCTGCCTCCACCCAGACCCTCCCGGCCCCGGGGCCCTTGCTCACCTCTGCCTGCCCACGTTGATTGTTGTCTTGTCCACCATCAAGTCAAAGTCAGTGAAGATGTTCTCCAGGCAGCCGTTGTCTCCAAACGCCCCCCACTCCATGTTGATGCACATGAGGCCCTCCTCCCCTTCCACGCTGCCCACATTCCGCATCTCCTCCATGTAGCAAGCGTTcgtccctgtccctgtgggCCCCACACTGGTGTCACCACCACCTGACCTGACATCCCATGGCCAGGCTGGCTGGGAAGAGGTGCTCCTCACCCACGATGAGGCCGATTTCACATTTGGGGTCATCATAGGCACAGGACATCATGGTGCCCACGGTGTCGTTGACCACAGCCACCACATTCAACCCAAAGTTCTGCCAAACAAGAAGGAAGAGACACATACAGCTTAGTGACACCCTGCTGGGCTGGCACCTCCTGGAGACAGGCCCCCAGCCATTCCCTACCTTGCGCTGGGCAGCCTCCTGCAGCAACTGAACGACATCCTGTCCCACGCAGCCCGAGGCATTGAAGCCTTTGGtccagctcagcagcactgcCTGCAAGAGAGGATGAACGGGGGCCAGGCGGCTGCCTCGCACCCAGGCGCCCTCCCCACCACCCTCGGGGCTGGACTCGCCCCCTCACCTTATTCAGACCCAACTGCtggcaggggaaggagaaagtgaAGCCAAGCGGAAGAACCTGATCCTTCAGGTCCTGCTTCATCTGGAAGTCCCTCATGCAGTCAATGATGTGGTcaaagagctgcagagagcggCCACGGTTTCAGAGGCCAAGCTGGGGTGATGCTCTGGGGCCTCCCATCTCCTTCCCAGGTCTGTGGGCAGTGAGGGGGGGAGGCAATACCCACCCCTCGCCCCGTTCCTCAGCCTCACCGCCTCGCCGGTGCCCTGCGTGACGGCAGTCGGGATGATGTAGATCTCGCTGGTTATGCGAATGTCCTCTGCCACACGCACCACCAGCACTCGGAAATTGGTTCCCCCCAGGTCCAACGCCAGGAATTCGCCTCGCTCTGTGGGGAGCCAGCAAAGGGCATCAGCAGGGGCTACGACCTCCCCGGCATCCCCTTCACCTGGTCCCCATCCCTCACCAGTGCCATCAGGCGTGTTGCGAACATAGGTGGGCAGCATGCGGAGGGAGGTGTTGCCATTGTTCTCCttgagcagccccagctccatctcctgccTCATCAGTGCCTGGACGCGCTGCAGGTCAGCGCGGCTGAGCCGCAGCGGGGCCAGCATCTTGTCCACCTCCTGGCGCTTGGCTACTAAGCGCAAAGCCACCGCTGTTATGATGGCTGCTCCTCGCCCAGTGCTACCCACCAAGGGCAGGAAGGTGGCCATGCACTCGGGGGACAGCATCCCAGTCACGCTCTGCAGGATCTCCTTGAACCTGCCAGAGGAAGAATAAGATGGCCAGGGCCGGGCGGGAGGCATCCTGCTGGGTTAGGGCTCCGCCAGGAGCCTCATGGCTCTCCTTACCTGCTGTAGCCCCGGTACAAGTCACCGTCCACCCCTACGTTCACCAACAacatctccagctcctgggCCTGGCACATGTAGCTGAGGATGGCAGCCAGCCCAGCAGCGCAGAGCGCGGCGGCACGGCTCACCACCGCCCGGCAGATCTGCTGTACCCGGCAGCAATCCTGCTCGCTCGGCTGCAGCCCCAGAGCCTCCAGAACCATCCTCGCCTCGATCATGCCGTCCTCCTTGCTGCAAGGAAAAGCACAGCGCTGGCCTACGGAGCCACCAACTCACAGGCAGGGGCACCCACCCATCACGCTCTCCTCCCACCCATAGTAGCTCCTGGTCCCCAGACACTCACCTGATGATCCCCAGGACCTGCTGGGTCTTGAGTGCACCTTTGGTCTTTAAGACAGTGATATCGTTTCCAATGAAGAGTGCTTTCTCTGCAGTCAGGCCAATCAGCACATGCCGGGTGATCTCCCCGAGGTACAGGCTGCTCACCAGCTTCTCAAACCTGTGTGCATCCCAAGAAGGGGTGAGTCCTTCCCCCTCAACACCCCTTGGCCCTTCAAGAGCACCTAGGAGCATTGCAGGCGGCCCCGTGTGTGTCGGTGGGGCCTGCGTGCTCTGGGATTGACAAGGATCCCAAGGAATTCTGCCCTTGCTGGGGGTGGGAGCACCTCCTCTCCCCGGGGTTGGAGGATTCATGGTCCACACTCTGGTCGTAAGAGGTAAAGACATCGCTCAGGGTGCCGTCATCCCCGAAGCAGCCCCACTCAGTGTTGACACACATCCGCCTACTGGTCTCCTCCGCCATCTCCACCAGCTGTGCTGGGATCATGAAGCAGCTGTTGGTGCCTGAACCTGCAGGGAGCCATGGGTGTGAGTATCAGCGCAGCCCCCGCCCCAGCACCCAGGCACATGGGGTCCCCGCTGCTCACCCACAGTCAAAGCGACCTCACAGGGTTTCCCCTCTATGCTGCAGGTCATCATGGTGCCCACCGTGTCGTTTATCAGGGCAACAACTTCCACGTGGTAGATCTGGCCAAGGGCAAAGCAAGAACATCATCAGTCCCTTTGCAGGGTCAGCCTCCAGCCAGCCCCTCCCGGCCCCCACCTCCTGTTTGTtgatgcagctctgcagcaactGCACCACGTCCTTCCCCTCCATGTCACTGCAGCTGAAGCCCTTGGACCAGGAGATGAGTTCTGCCTGTGGAGAGCATGTGGCCAAATTGTCGGTCTCCAGCACGGAGCTGGCCCAGCTCCCACTTCTGATGtgctggggaggaggcagcagcagccccaggacaGGGCTGTCCCGCTCACCTtgtccagctgctgcttcctgcAGCTGAAGGGGAAGATGAAGCCCAAGGGGATGTGCTGCTGGGGGTTGCCAATGTCTTTCAGGAACTGGTACACGCATTGAGCAATGAAGTCAAAGAGCTGAAAGGGCACGGCTGGGGTGACAGGCTGCTCCCCCTTACCCAGAACCCAGGCTGCAGAAGGCAGCCCGGAGCCCCAGAGCTACCGAGCCTCTGACACGGCCTCCTCGTACCATTTCCCCTTTGCCCTGCTTGATGTCTTCTGGCATATCGAAGATCTTCTCCGTCATTCTGGGGTTTTGGTTCCCATCACCAAGGAGGTTCACCCACACGGTCTGGATGTAGTTATGGCCCAGCTCCACCACCAGAATGTCACCCTTCTCTAAAGTGGAGCAGAGGCAATGTCGCGCAGAGACCTGCCCTGCGGCAGgtgtccccttcccagctcaaGATCTGCTCCTCTCCCCGTCCTGGAGCAGTCACTCACCCACGGGCGAGGGAACTGAGAGCCTGAGACCACCGCAGGAGGCAAGGGAGGGTCTCCCGTCCTCTGAGACCATCACAGGGGCCAAGGGAGGGTCTCCCGGCCTCTGAGACCACCACAGGGGCCAAGGGAGGGTCTCCCGGCCTCTGAGACCACCACAGGGGCCAAGGGAGGGTCTCCCGGCCTCTGTCCCTGCGCTGGGGCCCGGCAGAGGCAGCGTAGGGGTGGCTTATGGACCCCGTAACCGGCCAGAGACCATCGCAGCCCTCGGCGTGTGAGGCGGCCGTGCCAGGCTGTCTCCCCTGTGCCAGGCTGTCTCACCTGTGCCGGGCTGTCTCACCTGTGCCGGGCTGTCTCACCTGTGCCGTCGGGCGTGGAGCAGATGTAGGTGGGCAGCATCCGCACCGTGGCCCGCGCGTGCGTCTGGCGGCTGAGCCCCTCGCGCATGGCGCGCAGCATGCGGCCCTTCAGCGCCTGTAGCATCTCCAGCGGGAGGGCGAGCGCCAGCAGCGCCCGCTGCACCTGCGGGCGGCTCGTTAGGGCGAGTTCCCGGGGGCGAGGGGCCGCCTCCCCCCGGGGAACCGGTGGCGCTTACCGGCGAGCAGGGGGCGCCGTGGATTCGCGGTCCCAGCGAGGGGCTCGACCTGCGGGCGAGGAGCCGGGGGTCACCGCCGGGCACCGCGGGGACATgaggttgaggaggaggaggagaaggaggggaaccCGCCACCTCCCACCTCCCCTCCGCGTCCCGGCTCCGCGCGGCTTCGGCATCGTCCCCCGGCTCCGTCGTCGCTCCGCAGGCGGCGCCCCGCGGGTACAGCGAGCAGCGGCGCCCCACCACGGCCAGGGGCCCGGCCCGGCACCTGCAACAAGCGGGGAGGCTGCGGGTTGCGCCCCGACTCCGAGGATCCCGAccccgccccttcccccccccgTTGCGGCCGGGCCGCTCACCAGCGGGGCtgggcggcggcgccgcggggcaGCGGGGGGGGCCTGGAGGCGCCGCGGCGCTGCGGGCTGCCCATGGCTGAGGGCTGAGGGCCGCCCCTCGAGCCGCGACCGGCACCGCAACCGGCGCGGCGCCCGCCACACCGGCCGTTAGCCCCGGTCCCACAGTCAATGGCGGCCCCGCCCGCCGGCCGCGCCCCGGCACGCCCTGCCCCGCCCGGCCGCGCCCCCCCATTGGCCGGTGCGCTCGAGTCCCGCCCTCCCATTGGCCAGAGCACTCGCGCCTCGCCCGCTGCAGCCAATGAGAGCCCGTCCGGAAGggccgcgccccgccccgccctgCCCCACCCGGCCCCCCCCCTATTTTTCAGCGCGCCCGAATGCGTCCTCCCATTGGCCGGTGCGCTCGCGCCCCGCCCAGCCCCGCCCTCCCATTGGCCAAAGCGTGagggcccggccccgccgcagCCAATTAGAGCCCGCCTGGCAATGGCCGCGCCCCACCCTGCCCTCCCATTGGCCAAAGCGTGAGGGCCCAGCCCGCCGCAGCCAATGAGAGCCCGCCCGGCAAcggccgcgccccgccccgccctgCCATTGGCCAGCCCACCCTGCCCCACTCAGCCCTGCCTTCCCATTGGCCAGCCCGCTCCCGCCCCACTCCATCCCGCCCTCCCATTGGTCACTGCACACAGGCTGCAGCTAATGAGCACCCGCCCGACAAGGGCCTCGCCCCACCCTGCCCTCCCATTGGCCAGCACGCCCTGCCCCGCCTTCCCATTGGCCAGCCCGCCCCACCCTGCCCTCCCATTGGCCAGTGCACACGGGCCGGCCCTGCCTCAGCCAATGatcgcccccgccgccccgcctcGGCCGCTGGGCCTGGGCCGCGCTCCCCACATGCAGCCCTTTGCCACCTGTGGAGGCTCCTGGGGTGGGGGCTGCCCCGCCACAGGGACAGCAGGGGCATGGGGACCATGCCCGCCGTGGTTCCCAGCACGTCGGGCACAGCCGCCCCAGCACGGGGGCCTCCAAACTCCCGCTCAGCCTCAGGACGGGCTTGGGGAAGGGCGACTGGATGCACCTTGTGcagctcctcctctctccccttccccccagaCAGACAGCACAGCTCCTCCGTCTTGTGGCAGATCATAAAAagatacataaatatatttccatttctttaacaGAGAGCAAAGCTGCACAGGCACCTATAAAACACAGTCACTTCTCCAGCCAGCACTCCCTGCACACGTTGTATAAAACATAGAAAAGAGGGGTGGGAGGACGAGGCTGTGGGTGACGCCGGGGGCGGGAGCGGCACAGACCCTCCCCGGGCACCAGCAGCCTCAGAACTTGCGCTTTCTTCGTCGGCAGCCCTTGgtctgctgctggctgcccaAGCGAAGAGCTGCGTGCGGCTCCAAGTCCACCACACAGTCCGTGACCTCCGAGAAGGAGACGCCGGGTGTCACAGAGACGTCACAAGGAAGGTGTTGAAGGGAGCTGGGGTTCTCCAACGCCGGCTCCCCAGCTTCCACCGAGGGTGAAGAGGCCTGTTGGTCTCCTAGTCCAGGGAGGGGGGTCCCTGCATCAGCACCTGCAACAGGAACACTCGTCAGCCCTGCAGGGCCCGCTCCGAGCACGAGCCCCAGGCATGGGGGAGAGGGTGCtgttgaaaaaatgtttcacagaaagggtcattgggcagtggaacaggctgcccagggcagggggttgagtcaccttccctggaggtgtttaaaaagcgggtggatgaggtgctcagggacatggtttagtgactgatgggaatggttggactcgatgatccagtggatcctttccaacctggtgattctatgaaagcatttCTCCCCAGTCATCTCCTGCCCctggacattgaggtgctggagcacatccagagtaaggcaacaaagctggtgaaggggctggagaacaagtgttatgaggaacatctgagggaactggggttgtttagcttggagaagaaagggctgagaggagaccttattgctctctacaactctcTGCAAGAAAGATAGAGCAAGGTGtgtgtcagtctcttctcccaagcaacaagcGGTAGGACAggtgggaatggcctcaaattgcaacAGGGGACgttcagttttagaa
It encodes the following:
- the HK3 gene encoding hexokinase-3, with the translated sequence MGGRGRAGQGVPGRGRRAGPPLTVGPGLTAGVAGAAPVAVPVAARGAALSPQPWAARSAAAPPGPPRCPAAPPPSPAGERPGRNGGGKGRGRDPRSRGATRSLPACCRCRAGPLAVVGRRCSLYPRGAACGATTEPGDDAEAARSRDAEGRWEVAGSPPSPPPPQPHVPAVPGGDPRLLARRSSPSLGPRIHGAPCSPVQRALLALALPLEMLQALKGRMLRAMREGLSRQTHARATVRMLPTYICSTPDGTEKGDILVVELGHNYIQTVWVNLLGDGNQNPRMTEKIFDMPEDIKQGKGEMLFDFIAQCVYQFLKDIGNPQQHIPLGFIFPFSCRKQQLDKAELISWSKGFSCSDMEGKDVVQLLQSCINKQEIYHVEVVALINDTVGTMMTCSIEGKPCEVALTVGSGTNSCFMIPAQLVEMAEETSRRMCVNTEWGCFGDDGTLSDVFTSYDQSVDHESSNPGERRFEKLVSSLYLGEITRHVLIGLTAEKALFIGNDITVLKTKGALKTQQVLGIISKEDGMIEARMVLEALGLQPSEQDCCRVQQICRAVVSRAAALCAAGLAAILSYMCQAQELEMLLVNVGVDGDLYRGYSRFKEILQSVTGMLSPECMATFLPLVGSTGRGAAIITAVALRLVAKRQEVDKMLAPLRLSRADLQRVQALMRQEMELGLLKENNGNTSLRMLPTYVRNTPDGTERGEFLALDLGGTNFRVLVVRVAEDIRITSEIYIIPTAVTQGTGEALFDHIIDCMRDFQMKQDLKDQVLPLGFTFSFPCQQLGLNKAVLLSWTKGFNASGCVGQDVVQLLQEAAQRKNFGLNVVAVVNDTVGTMMSCAYDDPKCEIGLIVGTGTNACYMEEMRNVGSVEGEEGLMCINMEWGAFGDNGCLENIFTDFDLMVDKTTINVGRQRFEKLISGMYLGEIVRHILLAMMDKQLLFCGKPCPQLQTKDIFKTKFLSTIEIDGLALSQVQRILQNLELQPSFEDSALVREVCETVSLRAAQLCGAGMAAVVEKMWDNRGLDRMAVTVGADGTLYKMHPHFSQRLKQTVEDLAPNCTVTFLRSEDGSGKGAALVAAVAWRTAEPPSPQ
- the UNC5A gene encoding netrin receptor UNC5A isoform X2 gives rise to the protein MGARPRRHPPPAAAAAPGPLGALLAAALLAAAGAQQSATVANPVSGASPDLLPHFQLEPEDVYIVKNKAVSLACRATPATQIYFKCNGEWVHQGDHVTQHSTDHSTGLPVMEVRIEVTRQQVEKIFGLEEYWCQCVAWSSSGTTKSQKAFVRVAYLRKNFEQEPTAREVSIEQGIVLPCRPPEGIPPAEVEWLRNEELVDPALDTNVYVTPEHSLVLRQARLADTANYTCVAKNIVARRRSASAAIIVYVNGGWSTWTQWSGCSTSCGRGWQKRSRTCTNPTPLNGGAFCEGQNVQKTACTTLCPVDGAWSQWSKWSVCGAECTHWRSRECSEPAPRNGGQECHGPELDTRNCTSELCSHVVPGTEDVALYVGLVAVAVCLVLLLLVGLLVYCRKKGGLDADVADSSILTAGFQPVSIKPSKADNPSLLTIQPDLSTTTMTYQGSLCPRQDGPAKLQLPNGHLLSPLGAGRHTLHHSSPSAEGADFVARLSTQSYFRSLPRGTNNMAYGTFNFLGGRLMIPNTGISLLIPPDAIPRGKIYEVYLTLHKQEEVRLPLSGCQTLLSPIVSCGPPGVLLTRPAILAMGHCVEASAENWSIWLKKQSCEGTWEDVLQLGAEPCTELYYCQLEAQACYIFTEQLGRFALVGESLSMAASKRLKLVLFAPAACPSLEYNIRVYCLSDTQDVLKEVIQLEKQLGGQLIGAPRVLHFKDSYHNLRLSIHDMPSSLWKSKLLASYQEIPFYHIWSGLQPFLHCTFTLERLSPSTCELACKIWVWQVEGDGQSFTVNFNIAKDTRFSDWLVPDSEVGAPALVGPSAFKIPFLIRQKIISSLDPPGTRGADWRMLAQKLNLDSHLSFFASKPSPTAMILNLWEARHFPNGNLSQLAAAVAEVGKQDGALFAVSEAEC
- the UNC5A gene encoding netrin receptor UNC5A isoform X3 — encoded protein: MRDRCGFSGRSHHMAALPDGWRGQDGAAVSPEGDAQGHQHGGDTGVDNHPAQARWRWPSPCLPTGAQQSATVANPVSGASPDLLPHFQLEPEDVYIVKNKAVSLACRATPATQIYFKCNGEWVHQGDHVTQHSTDHSTGLPVMEVRIEVTRQQVEKIFGLEEYWCQCVAWSSSGTTKSQKAFVRVAYLRKNFEQEPTAREVSIEQGIVLPCRPPEGIPPAEVEWLRNEELVDPALDTNVYVTPEHSLVLRQARLADTANYTCVAKNIVARRRSASAAIIVYVDGAWSQWSKWSVCGAECTHWRSRECSEPAPRNGGQECHGPELDTRNCTSELCSHVVPGTEDVALYVGLVAVAVCLVLLLLVGLLVYCRKKGGLDADVADSSILTAGFQPVSIKPSKADNPSLLTIQPDLSTTTMTYQGSLCPRQDGPAKLQLPNGHLLSPLGAGRHTLHHSSPSAEGADFVARLSTQSYFRSLPRGTNNMAYGTFNFLGGRLMIPNTGISLLIPPDAIPRGKIYEVYLTLHKQEEVRLPLSGCQTLLSPIVSCGPPGVLLTRPAILAMGHCVEASAENWSIWLKKQSCEGTWEDVLQLGAEPCTELYYCQLEAQACYIFTEQLGRFALVGESLSMAASKRLKLVLFAPAACPSLEYNIRVYCLSDTQDVLKEVIQLEKQLGGQLIGAPRVLHFKDSYHNLRLSIHDMPSSLWKSKLLASYQEIPFYHIWSGLQPFLHCTFTLERLSPSTCELACKIWVWQVEGDGQSFTVNFNIAKDTRFSDWLVPDSEVGAPALVGPSAFKIPFLIRQKIISSLDPPGTRGADWRMLAQKLNLDSHLSFFASKPSPTAMILNLWEARHFPNGNLSQLAAAVAEVGKQDGALFAVSEAEC
- the UNC5A gene encoding netrin receptor UNC5A isoform X1, whose protein sequence is MRDRCGFSGRSHHMAALPDGWRGQDGAAVSPEGDAQGHQHGGDTGVDNHPAQARWRWPSPCLPTGAQQSATVANPVSGASPDLLPHFQLEPEDVYIVKNKAVSLACRATPATQIYFKCNGEWVHQGDHVTQHSTDHSTGLPVMEVRIEVTRQQVEKIFGLEEYWCQCVAWSSSGTTKSQKAFVRVAYLRKNFEQEPTAREVSIEQGIVLPCRPPEGIPPAEVEWLRNEELVDPALDTNVYVTPEHSLVLRQARLADTANYTCVAKNIVARRRSASAAIIVYVNGGWSTWTQWSGCSTSCGRGWQKRSRTCTNPTPLNGGAFCEGQNVQKTACTTLCPVDGAWSQWSKWSVCGAECTHWRSRECSEPAPRNGGQECHGPELDTRNCTSELCSHVVPGTEDVALYVGLVAVAVCLVLLLLVGLLVYCRKKGGLDADVADSSILTAGFQPVSIKPSKADNPSLLTIQPDLSTTTMTYQGSLCPRQDGPAKLQLPNGHLLSPLGAGRHTLHHSSPSAEGADFVARLSTQSYFRSLPRGTNNMAYGTFNFLGGRLMIPNTGISLLIPPDAIPRGKIYEVYLTLHKQEEVRLPLSGCQTLLSPIVSCGPPGVLLTRPAILAMGHCVEASAENWSIWLKKQSCEGTWEDVLQLGAEPCTELYYCQLEAQACYIFTEQLGRFALVGESLSMAASKRLKLVLFAPAACPSLEYNIRVYCLSDTQDVLKEVIQLEKQLGGQLIGAPRVLHFKDSYHNLRLSIHDMPSSLWKSKLLASYQEIPFYHIWSGLQPFLHCTFTLERLSPSTCELACKIWVWQVEGDGQSFTVNFNIAKDTRFSDWLVPDSEVGAPALVGPSAFKIPFLIRQKIISSLDPPGTRGADWRMLAQKLNLDSHLSFFASKPSPTAMILNLWEARHFPNGNLSQLAAAVAEVGKQDGALFAVSEAEC